A DNA window from Malus domestica chromosome 12, GDT2T_hap1 contains the following coding sequences:
- the LOC103454370 gene encoding carboxyl-terminal-processing peptidase 3, chloroplastic-like: MEPLCPNMDLKSASFPPISARFVKPISLSLHSHRFSCSDRRVAKKWRVSVVNANSEAKFSSQELVRTIGKGLLSFAAAVAANYAVVCCNYPAMAESLTVAFPASRTTEVNSVQTTLVETWGLIRETFVDPTFNHQDWDQKLQQTMTEMFPLRSADAAYMKISGMLSTLGDPFTRIISPKEYQSFRIGSNGNLQGVGLFINREPRTGHLVVLSCVEGGPAARAGIHQGDELVEINGEKMDGIETEVAVQKLRGRVGTTVTVKVHRGNDIRGDSGIKEVKLPREYIKLSPISTATIPHKTPDGRLTKTGYVKLSAFSQTAAADMENAINEMKRQGVHSYILDLRNNPGGLVKAGLDVAQIWLDGDETLVNTIDREGNLLPINMVNGHAITHDPLVVLVNEGSASASEILAGALHDNRRATLVGHRTFGKGKIQSVTELHDGSALFVTVAKYLSPALHDIDQVGIAPDVQCTTEMLNSPNSVSSSLEADSCVLVAEHELDIQESKGTAS; the protein is encoded by the exons atggagcCTCTCTGCCCAAACATGGATCTCAAATCAGCATCTTTCCCACCAATTTCAGCAAGATTCGTGAAACCCATTTCACTTTCACTGCACTCTCATCGGTTTTCGTGCTCGGATCGCCGGGTGGCTAAGAAATGGAGGGTGTCTGTTGTCAATGCAAACTCTGAAGCCAAGTTTTCGAGTCAGGAGTTGGTGAGGACAATTGGAAAGGGGTTGCTTTCATTTGCCGCTGCCGTTGCTGCAAATTATGCTGTTGTTTGTTGTAACTATCCGGCGATGGCGGAGTCTCTGACGGTGGCTTTTCCGGCGTCACGCACTACTGAG GTGAATTCGGTTCAAACAACTCTTGTGGAGACTTGGGGTTTGATTAGGGAAACATTCGTAGACCCGACATTTAATCATCAAG ATTGGGATCAAAAGTTGCAGCAAACAATGACGGAAATGTTTCCCCTTAGGTCTGCTGATGCAGCATATATGAAAATCAGTGGAATGCTATCTACTCTTGGTGATCCCTTTACACGGATCATCAGTCCCAAG GAATATCAAAGTTTTCGGATTGGAAGCAATGGAAATCTACAAGGAGTTGGCCTTTTCATAAATAGGGAACCCAGAACAGGCCATTTG GTTGTTTTGTCTTGTGTAGAGGGTGGCCCAGCTGCTCGTGCTGGTATACATCAAGGAGATGAGTTGGTTGAAATTAATG GAGAGAAGATGGATGGTATTGAGACTGAAGTAGCCGTGCAGAAACTTAGAGGTCGAGTTGGAACAACTGTTACAGTAAAAGTTCATAGA GGAAATGATATCAGAGGCGATTCTGGAATAAAAGAG gtaaaactacCTCGTGAGTACATTAAGCTTTCCCCGATTTCAACTGCTACCATCCCTCATAAAACCCCAGATGGACGTCTAACCAAAACAGGTTATGTGAAATTGTCAGCATTTTCTCAG ACCGCTGCAGCTGATATGGAAAATGCTATTAACGAAATGAAGAGGCAGGGTGTACACTCATACATACTGGATTTACGAAACAATCCG GGAGGACTGGTAAAAGCAGGACTTGACGTTGCCCAAATTTGGCTAGATGGGGATGAAACCCTAGTGAATACTATCGATCGAGAAGGGAACTTGTTACCTATAAACATGGTCAATGGGCATGCTATAACGCATGATCCACTTGTTGTGCTT GTTAACGAGGGCAGCGCGAGTGCAAGTGAGATTCTGGCAGGGGCACTACATGATAATCGTCGAGCCACTCTTGTGGGGCACAGAACCTTCGGAAAAGGAAAAATCCAG AGTGTCACAGAGTTGCATGATGGATCAGCTTTATTTGTCACGGTGGCCAAATACTTATCTCCGGCGCTTCATGACATAGACCAGGTTGGCATTGCACCTGATGTTCAATGCACAACTGAAATGCTCAATTCTCCCAATTCAGTCTCATCATCTCTAGAAGCAGATTCATGTGTCTTGGTAGCAGAACACGAATTGGACATTCAGGAATCCAAAGGCACTGCTTCTTGA